TATCTGAGTCTGGCTCGTCTGTGAGTTGGTCGTCGTTCAAATTTGCTGGGGGGCGTGTATCGTAGTGTttcgaggagaggagagggggGCCTCCAGCATCGTAGGAACATTGTAGATTGAGCTCGAGGATGGTTGCCCAGAGTCGGCGACGAATCTCGGAACGGTAGACGGACATGTTACCAAGGTGCCTTGGGTCCCGATGCAATCCCATGTACATAGCCTGTCTGACAAGACTCCCTGCCGAAACCCAGGTAAGGTCCTGACCAACCGCACAACACGCTTTGGCGATGACCAGCATACACATGATCTGAATACCAGCGATAGTCATTCTACTCTTCGCAGGTGGTACCATAAGCCAGATCTGGGCCTCATGGACCCATTGCATTGAAGTTGCACGCAAGCTGAAGACATCATCGTGTAGAGTTGCTCCGATGGCCATGCATAACTGAAGCTGAATCAGGAAAACCTGACTCGAGGCTTCAGGATTCTGCCAGTAGCGCTCATACTCGGACATGAAGGTTGGACGGTGAAGAATCCGAACCACACCCTcgaaggtgtcaaaatagGCATTAACAAGCTGATCAGCAAGGCCACGCTCAGGAATATTTTCGCCCAACTTGTCAGTCGACACAGCTTTGGAACGATTTGCTTTGATGGTGCGGCCCAGAGCTTTGCATTTGACAAAACCGCCGTGATGCTGATTCCTGCGAGTCTCCGCTTCTTTGAGCATATCAAAAACACCGGGAAACTATAAGATCTGATTAGGAAGAAGATTCTGTCCCGTAAAATGGACTACTGACCATATGAATGCCGTTCATCCAGTGACTTTGACCAAAGAATCTCGTCTTAGAGACAGTCCCCTTCATAGGAGCCGACTCCGCTTCCTGGTCATCGGGCTGTATAAACTTGTCTGCTGCTGGTTGTGTGATGTAACAAGACTCGGCTAGCTTCTGCTCCAGCTCCTTGACCCTCGCAGCCAGGGCATCAACGGTGGAGGCTTCTGAGTTGGATCCTACTGTTGAGCTCGGGATGCTAGAAGACTTTTGTCTTGcagatgagtttgatggaGACTGTCTCTGGGTAGATCCAATGGCTGGGGCTGACCTGGCCGGCACCTGGGAGTTTGAGTCTGAAGCACCAGCATGACCTGTGCCTTTCTTGGCACGTGAAGCTGGTATGTGAGTCGGGGCATAAGTGCAAGGTGATATCTTAGATTTGACGCAGTTCACACAGGGTAGACTACGATCACATCGAATCTTGCGGCGCCGGCATTGCTCACACGAGAGGGCCGGCCGGCGccgcttcttctccgtctTGGCGGCCGAAGACACAGTTCCACCACCGGCGGTTGCAGTCTCGGCCGGCAGATCAAAGGAAGTGTCCTGCAGATCTGTCGCTTCTGTAAGGGTCTCCTGACTTACATCCAGCGGACtattaaagaagaagctgggggTTGAGAGTGTGATTGGGGATGAATTGCCGGGCATACTTGATAGATCGAGCTCAAAGGActcggccaagaagaatgaGGGAAAAAACAGCGAGACACGGCAAATTCAACAATGCGGCCAGTCTGGAGAAAAGTCGTATTTTGAAGTATATGTCTGTGATACAATAATGGCTGGGGATATGGGCAGTATCAATCGGTGGAGATGCAAAAGGCCGAGCCAAAAGACCGAGATTCTATAAGTGACAGTGATGTGAGCTAACCCTATAGGGCAATGACAATGATCCCCCAGCAGTTGCTGATGCAGAAGCAGGCAATTCCTGCTGATTATTAGTGTGAATTTTAAATGATTCTAGTAAGATTCGGTGGAGGGTTGGTCCGATTACTATATAATGCTCGGACATACGTGGACATTGAGGATTTAAGACGTCAACTCTTCAGTGCAATGACTACGGAGTACGGCATCGGActtatcttatcaatcaAGATTTGGGATATCGATTCATTCGAGTTAATTTGTTTGTCTACCTGTCTACGTCTCGAGTATTTCTTGTGTAGGATACGCAAAGCCCACGCATCAtgattcatcatcaccttcaccatcaccaccagcctcGTCTTTCTCTAGCCATCCCTCTCTGGGCTTTGCCGCTTTGGCTAATAGGTTCCTCGTCACTTCTAATCGAAATATTTGGGGCCCAGTTTCTTCATCGCTCTTGCGATGCGCCTCCACCCAAGTTCGGATTTGCCCTCGGACTTCCTTGTTGCTCGTAACTGTAGTCAGGCTAGCCGCCCACCCGTACATGAAGATAGACAGCTTGGAGCTCTTGAAGCCGCTACTCAAAGCCACGTCATGGGCGACCTGAGGAAGGCTCCCGTTGGAAATACCACTATCAATGGCTTGCATATCCCATGCTTCGTCAATTACAGAAACAGGTATCTGAATATCAGGTGGTAAGCGGTAAATAGTGAGTTGCTGAAAACGCTGCCGCGTGAGGTCCGATGATGTTTGTTTCACCTCTTCACCCCAGGGAACCAATAACCTCCCTCGCTCGCGCTCAGTCTCGGTGCCAACAGTTCGAAGTACATCGTGAAAATGATCCGCTGCCTCACGGGTACATACGAGCTTGCGGTCTGCTAACACTGGGTACAGCACACGAGACATGAGACCCCCTTCGTGAGCGTTTTCCTCGTCTATCTGGGCACGCGTCGTACGCGACTGCCACGGTTGGGGTTCAAGTCTGAGGTGAGTCAAGTCGGAAATAAGatcgatgaggatggtgtGATCAAGGTTGATGGTGGATGTGAGTGATGCAAGCTCATTGCCAACCAGATTTTCAATAGCTTCATCAAGCGGAGGAGGGGATGCTGCGGCAAAGTCGCTATCCTGATCTTCAATGATGACTTTGACCAATGGATCGATGTGTTCTAGTTGATCAAGGACTATGTCAAGCTCCATATCACCTCGACTTAGACCAGTCAGAACCAGACGTATTTGAGGGAATCTGTATTCATGACGATTCATTCTCGCAGCATTTACCAGCCGCTGTACGTATTTTGCCAAAGGGGTATCCTCCCACTCATCCCGGTCGACTTCGTCACCGAGTTCATGGTCACCCCATCCCCAGCCGCTATCGTTCAATTGGCGAGCGAGTCTATCGCGAGAGATGGCTTTAGCAGCAATCCATTCTCGTCCTTCTTGAACAACATCGACCTCAACGCGAGCTTGTTCTTTTAGGAGTCGGTGCAGGTTGTGTTTCTCCTGCCCTGAGACCTTTCGTTTTTGGATCTCCCGTTTTCGTAAATCCTTTGACGAGCCTTGAAAGGACTGATTTACAGCAACGAAGCTATGGCTTTTCTTAAGACGGTTCCACTGAGCAATACCCTGCGTCGTCGTAGTGGCACTCGCATCAAGCTTCTGTTCTCGCTTTGTAAGTTGCAAATCATCAAGACTTGTACTTGAGGCTGATAGCTCAGTGACAAGGTTGGATAATGTTGCATTTTCCCGTTCCAATGTGCGTAAGAAAGTTGGCAAGCCAGATGTAGATCTAGATTTCAATTGCAGAGCTTGAATGAACTGCTTGACTTCATGTATGGTAGTGTCGAGCAGAGTCAAGTGTCTTTTTGCCGAATCGAGCAGTTTCTGTTCCATTTCGCTGACTTGCAACTTATTCAGAGACTTCAGAGTTAGGTCtaggggaggcaagaaaacttgcGTGACAAAAAAGCTTAGGTAAGCTTAGGATAGACCCAGGCAAATTTGATAGCCACTTGGTAGGTCTTTAGAATGCTTATTTTTGGCACCCATGTTAGATGCCGAAGTTTTTTTGCTCATTAAGGAATGTCTTTTCATAAGGTTGGCTCACATACTCCGCAGACCTGCAGACTTTGAAAAAGCTGTAATCGACTGTTGGCATACGCCTCGAACGGAAATACAAACTATAGAGGAATTAATCTTTTGTGAGGGAAGTTCTATTATCGTTCATTTAAAGCCCTGTCGAAATCTCCCGGATATGTGAAACTTATTAGGCAACACAGCAAAAATAGTTCTACATCTGTCTCCATGAATCTTTTTCCTGCAGGCTAACGACACTAAGGCAATTAGGCATTCACTCAGCCACATGTGGCTACTATACTAAAATGACTTAGAATATTTGTACCAGTACCTGTCTGAGAAGACACTACATCCATTCTTGGCCGCTAATTGGCGGGCAGCTTACGAGGCCTTCCCTGGGCTAGGGGTCCCGTAGTTAGAGCTCATTTTCGGGAAGCGGAGCCTCTGGAAACGCTGTCCACTTTGACTTCGCACCCCTGGTACTGCACTTGTTACAGTGTAATAGCTTTGAGAAGGGTTAGAAGCtgacaacaacaccaagacaCGGGCTATTCCTCTTCTCCCATCATTTTTGTTGGCTTCTGCCCAATCTGTATACCCCAAGCCGTAGTTGACTTGTCATACAGTTCAATCTGTGGGCTGCGCCGAGACTTTAAAGGTTACGTTGGAGGCACGTTAACTTAGCTCCCTCTCCCGCGGCGCCCACGTCTCCTTTCTTTAATTGCCTTGGGAGCGACATCAACTGACAACCTCTCTCCTTCGACTTCAATCTTCTCGACTCTCTGCACCCTAAGCGAATGGCCACTGGCCTTTTTTGCGCTCCCCCATGAGCTCCCTCAAATTTGTAGTGTCCTCACTTGAGGCCATTGCCTCGTCCAAGGATGCTCAGCGCAACAAGCAATTGGCCGATTCTACTACCAAAGCACTTGACGCCATCAAAGAACAGGACCAGCTTCCTGATCCCGAGATCGTTTTCGCTCCTCTACAGCTAGCCTCACGGTCCACAAATGTCCAGCTTACTACGACCGCACTCGATTGCATCGGCAAGCTCATCTCATACTCGTACTTTTCCGTTCCAAGTAACCCCCCCGAGGGAACCGAAGAGGGTGCCGAACCTGTCCCTCCCCTGATCGAGCGAGCGATTGATACGATATGCAATTGCTTCCAAGGCGAAACGACTGCTGTTGAGATCCAGCTTCAGATTGTCAAGTCCCTACTTGCCGCCGTTCTCAATGATAAAATCGTCGTTCATGGTGCTGGTCTCCTCAAGGCCGTCCGCCAAGTGTATAATGTCTTTTTGTTGTCGCGGAGCACGGCCAACCAGCAGGTTGCTCAAGGGACCTTGACCCAGATGGTCGGTACCGTTTTTGAACGAGTCAAGACGAGATTACATATGAAGGAGGCTCGCCTGAACCTGGAACATCTCAAGCATGGAGCCAGCAATGCCACGTTCGACCAGGCCGATACCCCCAACGGTGCCAATGACAGTAACGACCGCGACGAATCACCATCTGAGCACTCCGAAGCTGTGAATGCATCGACCGAACCTCCCGAGAGTGGCGTCAAGCTTACATTGAAAGATCTCGAGCATCGCAAGAGCTTCGATGACTCGAACCTGGGCGACGGTCCTACCATGGTAACGAGACTTCAACCCGAGCGCAGGGAAACAGGTACCCCGGTCTCTGATCAGGCTGGCCAGGAGTCTTCACCTCCGGAGGATGGCGAGGTGTTGGACGCCGAGGACGAGGTCTACATCCGTGATGCTTACCTCGTCTTTCGATCCTTTTGCAACCTGTCAACCAAGGTTCTGCCACCTGACCAGCTTTATGACGTCCGTGGCCAGCCAATGCGCTCCAAACTCATTTCTCTTCACCTCATTCACACCCTTCTTAACAACAACATTGCAGTTTTCACCTCTCCCTTTTGTACTATCAAGAATTCAAAAAGCGGCGAGCCTACGAGTTTTCTTCAGGCTATCAAGTTCTATCTTTGTCTGAGTATAACCCGCAACGGTGCCAGCTCTGTGGACCGAATCTTCAGTGTTAGCAGCGAGATCTTCTGGCTGATGATCAAATATATGCGCGCCGACTTCAAGGTAAGACTGATACATGCGCATAAAAGATGAGATGACTTACAAGGATGACAGAAAGAAATCGAGGTATTCTTGAATGAAATCTACTTAGCACTGCTTGCGCGAAGGACTGCGCCTCTTTCTCAAAAGTTGCAGTTTGTTACAATTCTGAACAGATTATGCGCTGATCCTAAAGCGCTTGTTGaaatttaccttaattacgACTGTGATCAGACAGTCGATAATATTTACCAAACTATCATCGAAGACCTATCAAAGTTCTCCACTACTCCGCTTACTATTACTACAATCAACGAACAAGTCTATGAAGAGATGCGACTGAAGACAACACCCGCAAGCGAGTGGCAGCTCAAGGCAACACTCCCGCCCCCTCTGACCGTTGCTCATATTGCTCCTCATCAGGAAGCCGAACCTGACTATCCTAAAGAGTATGCAATCAAGCGCCTATCTATCGAAGCTTTAGTTGAGACTTTACGATCAATGGTGAACTGGTCGGCACCTATACGAGGTGATCCAGAACCTCCACGTTCCGAAAACCACGATCCCAAGGCTTCTCTGGATCTTCGACCGTCAATTGATCCAAGCATCAATGACAGCATCTCTCGTGTCGAAACTCCTCTACCACCATCAACCCCTATATTGGAGGATGATCCGGATCAGttggagaaggaaaaagCAAGGAAGACGGCGCTGATGAAAGGTATTAACCAGTTCAATTTCAAGCCGAAGAAGGGTATACAGATGCTTCTGCGTGATGGTTTCATCCCAAGCGACAGCCCGAAGGATATTGCCGAGTTCTTGATAAAGGAGGACAAGCTCGATAAGGCCCAAATCGGCGAGTACCTGGGTGAAGGTGACCAAAAGAACATTGACATCATGCACGCATTTGTCGATACCATGGAGTTTGCCAAGAGAAGATTTGTTGATTCTTTGCGCCAATTCCTCCAGTCCTTCCGCCTGCCCGGTGAAGCTCAGAAGATCGATCGATTCATGCTGAAATTTGCGGAACGTTACGTTCTCGGAAACCCAAATGCCTTTGCTAATGCAGACACTGCATACGTGCTGGCCTATTCAGTCATCTTGCTCAACACTGACTTGCATAGCGTCAAGATCGCCAAGCGCATGAGCAAGGAGGAATTTATCAAGAACAACCGCGGTATTAACGACAATGCTGATTTACCCGATGACTATCTCCTCGGCATCTATGACGAAATCGCCGCCAACGAGATCGTCCTGAAGAGTGAACGTGACGCTGCCGCAGCGGCTGGCAATACTCCCGCCCCATCAACCGGTAtcgctgctggtcttggccaAGCTCTCTCTAACGTGGGCCGTGATTTGCAGCGTGAGGCCTATATGCAACAATCTGAGGAAATTGCTCTGCGTTCTGAGCAGCTCTTCAAGGATCTGTTCAAGAGCCAACGCCGCAAAGCTGGCACAAAGTACATACTTGCAACGTCGTTCAAACATGTCAGCCCCATGTTTAACGTCACCTGGATGTCAATCTTCTCTACACTCTCAAGCCAGATCCAGAAGTCTCACAATCTTGAAGTCAACAAGCTGTGCCTGGAGGGTATGAAGCTCGCCACTCAAATTGCTTGCCTCTTTGATCTATCTACACCCAGGGAGGCTTTCATGTCGGCCTTGAAAAACACAACGAACTTGAACAACCCACAAGAAATGTTGGCCAAGAATATTGAGGCACTCAAGGTCGTTCTCGAGCTAGGACAGACTGAGGGCAACGTCCTTCGTGAGTCATGGAAGGACATCTTAATGTGTATCAGCCAGCTCGATCGACTTCAACTCATCTCCGGTGGAGTCGACGAGAGTGCTGTGCCTGATGTGTCCAAAGCTCGTTTCCTGCCACCGCAGAGGTCAGAGACCTCTGATTCTCGCTCTTCATCAAACTCCAAGAAAACCACACGAGCCAGAGCAGGAACTGCATCCAAGGGCTTCTCCACCGAGATTGCCCTGGAGAGTCGGTCAGATGAGGTGATTCGCAGCGTCGACCGCATCTTCACCAATACAGCAACGCTTACCGGCGAGTCCATGGTTTACTTTGCCAGAGCTTTGACAGAAGTCAGTTGGGATGAGATCAAGGTGTCTGGTTCCAACGACTCACCTCGTACATACAGCTTGCAAAAGATTGTCGAAATCAGCTATTACAACATGAACCGTGTGAGATTCGAATGGAGCAACATTTGGGAGGTTTTTGGTGAGCACTTCAACCGTGTTGGATGCCACAATAACATGAACATTGTGTTCTTCGCTCTCGATTCTCTACGCCAGCTGTCAATGAGATTCATGGAGATCGAAGAGCTGGCTGGTTTTAAGTTCCAGAAAGATTTCCTGAAGCCTTTTGAGCATGTCCTTGCCAACTCACACAATGTGACTGTCAAAGATATGGTTCTCAGATGTCTGATACAAATGATTCAGGCCCGTGGAGATAATATCCGATCAGGCTGGCGGACCatgtttggtgttttcaCAGTTGCTGCTCGTGACCCTCATGAGAGCATTGTCAATTTGGCCTACGAAAACGTCAACCAGGTGTACAAAACCAAGTTTGGAGTCGTTATTTCCCAGGGCGCCTTTACCGATCTGATCGTATGCTTGACGGAGttctccaagaacctcaagtttcagaagaagagcttggcAGCATTGGAACTATTGAAATCTCTGATTCCTACTATGCTCAAGACACCCGAATGTCCATTGTCGCAAAAATACAACAATATCCCGCCTCCAGATGGAGCCATACAGAATTCCGAAAAGCGATCCAGATCAAACACATCTGTTGAGGAGGGTTACTGGTTCCCTGTTCTCTTCGCCTTCCATGACGTTCTCATGACTGGAGAAGACTTGGAAGTGCGATCAAATGCTTTGGAATACTTCTTTGAGACTCTGCTCAAGTATGGTGGCACTTTCCCGTCAGAGTTCTGGGATATTCTGTGGCGCCAACAACTCTATCCTATTttcatggtgttgaggtctCGGCCAGAGATGTCTAATGTCCTCAACCATGAAGAATTGTCAGTATGGCTATCGACCACTATGATCCAGGCTCTGCGGAACATGATCACTCTCTTCACACATTACTTCGATGCCCTGGAATACATGTTGGACAGATTCCTGGAGCTCCTGGCGCTTTGTATCTGTCAGGAGAATGACACAATTTCGCGAATCGGAAGCAATTGCCTTCAACAGCTGATCCTCAAGAATGTGACCAAGTTCAAGCCCGAACATTGGAATAAGCTTGTTGGTGCTTTCGTCGAGCTCTTTGAGCGAACTACCGCGTACCAACTCTTCACTGCCACTGCAATCAACAACACGGCTTCCATATCACCGCCACCGAATGGCCTCGAGTTCTCGTCAACTGCTTCGGCAACCACGCCTATGGATGAGACATCCCTCAAAATCAACGGCAAAGAGGAGTTGGAAGATGATCACAGTGTTCCACCCCCGTCAGCTGAAGATGAGCTCCAGACACCGACGGCTGACGCTCCCCATATCGCCCTCGAAGAGTTTAAACCATCTTCCAAccttcagcaacagcctgTAGTGGTTACAGCGGCTCGAAGACGATTCTTCAACCGAATTATCTCTCGTTGTGTGTTGCAGCTCTTGATGATCGAAACGGTCAATGAGTTGTTCAGCAACGACACTGTCTACGCACATATTCCCTCCGCAGAGCTTCTTCGACTCATGACTCTACTCAAGCGGTCTTT
This genomic stretch from Fusarium fujikuroi IMI 58289 draft genome, chromosome FFUJ_chr09 harbors:
- a CDS encoding related to SEC7, component of non-clathrin vesicle coat translates to MSSLKFVVSSLEAIASSKDAQRNKQLADSTTKALDAIKEQDQLPDPEIVFAPLQLASRSTNVQLTTTALDCIGKLISYSYFSVPSNPPEGTEEGAEPVPPLIERAIDTICNCFQGETTAVEIQLQIVKSLLAAVLNDKIVVHGAGLLKAVRQVYNVFLLSRSTANQQVAQGTLTQMVGTVFERVKTRLHMKEARLNLEHLKHGASNATFDQADTPNGANDSNDRDESPSEHSEAVNASTEPPESGVKLTLKDLEHRKSFDDSNLGDGPTMVTRLQPERRETGTPVSDQAGQESSPPEDGEVLDAEDEVYIRDAYLVFRSFCNLSTKVLPPDQLYDVRGQPMRSKLISLHLIHTLLNNNIAVFTSPFCTIKNSKSGEPTSFLQAIKFYLCLSITRNGASSVDRIFSVSSEIFWLMIKYMRADFKKEIEVFLNEIYLALLARRTAPLSQKLQFVTILNRLCADPKALVEIYLNYDCDQTVDNIYQTIIEDLSKFSTTPLTITTINEQVYEEMRLKTTPASEWQLKATLPPPLTVAHIAPHQEAEPDYPKEYAIKRLSIEALVETLRSMVNWSAPIRGDPEPPRSENHDPKASLDLRPSIDPSINDSISRVETPLPPSTPILEDDPDQLEKEKARKTALMKGINQFNFKPKKGIQMLLRDGFIPSDSPKDIAEFLIKEDKLDKAQIGEYLGEGDQKNIDIMHAFVDTMEFAKRRFVDSLRQFLQSFRLPGEAQKIDRFMLKFAERYVLGNPNAFANADTAYVLAYSVILLNTDLHSVKIAKRMSKEEFIKNNRGINDNADLPDDYLLGIYDEIAANEIVLKSERDAAAAAGNTPAPSTGIAAGLGQALSNVGRDLQREAYMQQSEEIALRSEQLFKDLFKSQRRKAGTKYILATSFKHVSPMFNVTWMSIFSTLSSQIQKSHNLEVNKLCLEGMKLATQIACLFDLSTPREAFMSALKNTTNLNNPQEMLAKNIEALKVVLELGQTEGNVLRESWKDILMCISQLDRLQLISGGVDESAVPDVSKARFLPPQRSETSDSRSSSNSKKTTRARAGTASKGFSTEIALESRSDEVIRSVDRIFTNTATLTGESMVYFARALTEVSWDEIKVSGSNDSPRTYSLQKIVEISYYNMNRVRFEWSNIWEVFGEHFNRVGCHNNMNIVFFALDSLRQLSMRFMEIEELAGFKFQKDFLKPFEHVLANSHNVTVKDMVLRCLIQMIQARGDNIRSGWRTMFGVFTVAARDPHESIVNLAYENVNQVYKTKFGVVISQGAFTDLIVCLTEFSKNLKFQKKSLAALELLKSLIPTMLKTPECPLSQKYNNIPPPDGAIQNSEKRSRSNTSVEEGYWFPVLFAFHDVLMTGEDLEVRSNALEYFFETLLKYGGTFPSEFWDILWRQQLYPIFMVLRSRPEMSNVLNHEELSVWLSTTMIQALRNMITLFTHYFDALEYMLDRFLELLALCICQENDTISRIGSNCLQQLILKNVTKFKPEHWNKLVGAFVELFERTTAYQLFTATAINNTASISPPPNGLEFSSTASATTPMDETSLKINGKEELEDDHSVPPPSAEDELQTPTADAPHIALEEFKPSSNLQQQPVVVTAARRRFFNRIISRCVLQLLMIETVNELFSNDTVYAHIPSAELLRLMTLLKRSFQFARRFNEDKELRMRLWREGFMKQPPNLLKQESGSAATYISILFRMFADNAPERLESRPAVEDALVPLCKDIVHGYTTLEEESQHRNIVAWRPVVVDVLEGFVTFPEDAFKKHIPDFYPLAVELLTKDLTADLRSSLLLVLRRVGEVGLGIEGMTQAGQRRDSEVSRATAEPVGDREADARRML